A genome region from Hevea brasiliensis isolate MT/VB/25A 57/8 chromosome 7, ASM3005281v1, whole genome shotgun sequence includes the following:
- the LOC110666457 gene encoding cysteine-rich and transmembrane domain-containing protein WIH2 produces the protein MSYYNQQQQPPVGVPPPQGYPKDAYPPPGYPVQGYQQGGYPPQGYAPGYSQPPPRKETGFLEGCLAALCCCCLLDACF, from the exons ATGAGTTATTACAACCAGCAGCAGCAGCCTCCCGTGGGTGTTCCTCCTCCACAAG GGTATCCAAAAGATGCATATCCACCACCTGGGTATCCTGTTCAAGGTTATCAGCAGGGAGGATACCCGCCTCAAGGGTACGCTCCAGGGTACTCCCAGCCTCCTCCTAGGAAAGAGACTGGTTTCCTTGAAGGATG CTTAGCGGCACTTTGCTGTTGTTGCCTTCTGGATGCTTGCTTTTGA
- the LOC110666440 gene encoding uncharacterized protein LOC110666440 — MASFKTCRNSIFLRRILFLTFSIFCSVVSAHERSLVVGGSSKLLLSPSLQVVKSPGSKPGTSVLCERVHIHGLSRLKSLKKFSHSLKVTVSHSSSSGRKPNVEVCFHRNASLGIGMCPQGKWEKVDKGSWVRAMSPFDHKLLDIRMASSSLETLELSIEEEFLVYRVVFLILGIVMLSVASSLSKSLAFYYSSAMAIGIILVILVVLFQGMKLLPTGRKNSLAIFIYSSLVGMGSFLLRYLPGLFHSVLVEIGISEDMYYPLTIFLLAFFVLAGAWMGFWAVRKLVLTEEGSVDMSTSVFVAWSIRILAVIMILQSSLDPLLAVEALVSGIVVSSILRRIFRLRFLRRLYKKLFKFIKNIQIGSHVPDLSPFGNSHDEYVLKTPEDWRQAKRFNLASCSSPMQGVSKTSRHQLSDSDIYPSTFHRTPERRRFSKDSWGNFTRDSTRKAVKELVASPDFSKWVAANAERITVTPSSGSTSSQPRPKWHLW; from the exons ATGGCTTCTTTCAAAACCTGTCGGAACTCCATTTTCCTTCGCCGGATTCTCTTTCTCACGTTTTCAATTTTTTGCTCTGTTGTCTCTGCACATGAACGCTCTTTAG TGGTTGGTGGGTCTAGTAAGTTGCTGCTATCTCCTAGCTTGCAAGTGGTTAAGTCACCGGGTTCTAAACCCGGCACTTCAGTGCTTTGTGAAAGAGTTCATATCCATGGACTTTCTAGGCTAAAAAGCTTGAAAAAGTTTTCCCATTCATTAAAGGTGACAGTTTCACATTCAAGTTCAAGCGGTCGCAAGCCAAATGTTGAGGTTTGTTTCCATAG AAATGCTTCTCTTGGGATAGGGATGTGCCCGCAAGGCAAGTGGGAGAAGGTTGATAAGGGTTCATGGGTTCGAGCCATGTCACCTTTTGACCACAAACTATTAGATATAAGGATGGCTAGTTCATCCTTGGAAACCCTTGAACTTTCCATTGAAGAAg AATTCTTGGTGTATCGTGTGGTTTTCTTAATCTTGGGCATTGTTATGTTGAGCGTGGCATCCTCTTTGAGCAAGTCATTGGCTTTTTACTACAGCAGTGCCATGGCAATTGGGATCATCCTTGTAATATTGGTGGTTCTTTTTCAG GGGATGAAGCTGCTTCCAACTGGTCGAAAGAACTCGCTTGCAATTTTTATATACTCATCTCTT GTTGGCATGGGATCCTTTCTTCTTCGCTACTTGCCAGGACTATTTCATTCAGTACTTGTGGAGATAGGAATCAGCGAAGACATGTATTATCCT TTGACCATTTTTCTGCTGGCTTTTTTTGTTCTGGCTGGAGCATGGATGGGTTTCTGGGCTGTCCGTAAGCTTGTCCTAACAGAAGAGGGTTCAGTTGATATGAGTACCTCTGTATTTGTTGCTTGGTCTATCCGGATTTTGGCTGTCATCATGATTCTTCAG AGTTCTTTGGATCCCCTGCTGGCTGTGGAAGCATTAGTATCTGGAATAGTGGTCTCATCAATATTAAGGAGAATTTTCAGATTAAGATTTTTGCGTCGACTGTACAA GAAGTTGTTCAAATTCATCAAAAACATCCAGATTGGATCCCATGTTCCTGATTTATCACCATTTGGAAATTCCCATGATGAATATGTGTTGAAGACACCTGAGGACTGGCGTCAGGCCAAACGATTCAACTTGGCTTCATGCAGTTCACCGATGCAAG GTGTTAGCAAAACATCACGTCATCAACTCTCAGATTCAGATATTTATCCTTCAACCTTCCATCGTACTCCTGAAAGGAGAAGATTCTCAAAAGATTCGTGGGGAAATTTCACTAGAGACTCCACGCGAAAAGCTGTCAAAGAACTTGTTGCCTCTCCTGATTTCAGCAAATGGGTTGCTGCAAATGCAGAAAGAATCACTGTAACTCCAAGCTCCGGTAGTACTTCTAGTCAGCCACGTCCCAAGTGGCATCTTTGGTAG
- the LOC110666458 gene encoding uncharacterized protein LOC110666458: MGNCQAAEAATVVIQHPGNKIERIYWSVSAHEIMNSNPGHYVALVVTSPTMRTENGLPLKQLKLLRPDDTLLIGQVYRLISFEDVLKEFASKKCVKLGKLLKDRRGLGDATEMKKKDSGGLSLNPNPNPNPISKSENCSSVKVGQEVHRPGSNGGSTSSSRGAVGRHHGGGGQWKPALQSISEIGT, encoded by the exons ATGGGAAATTGTCAAGCTGCAGAGGCAGCGACCGTGGTGATTCAACACCCAGGAAACAAGATTGAAAGGATTTACTGGTCTGTTAGCGCTCATGAGATCATGAATTCTAATCCTGGCCACTATGTGGCTCTAGTCGTGACATCTCCAACGATGAGGACAGAAAATGGGTTGCCATTGAAGCAACTCAAGCTTCTTCGACCTGATGACACTCTGCTTATTGGGCAGGTTTATCGACTAATCAGTTTTGAAG ATGTGTTGAAAGAGTTTGCTTCGAAGAagtgtgttaaactgggaaagcTACTGAAAGACAGAAGAGGGCTTGGAGATGCaacagaaatgaagaagaaagacTCTGGCGGGCTAAGTTTGAATCCAAATCCGAATCCGAACCCCATTTCTAAATCTGAGAACTGCAGCTCTGTTAAG GTGGGGCAGGAGGTTCACCGACCGGGAAGCAATGGTGGCAGCACAAGCAGCAGCAGAGGAGCAGTGGGAAGGCATCATGGTGGTGGGGGGCAATGGAAGCCAGCCTTGCAGAGCATTTCAGAGATTGGAACTTGA